A segment of the Geoglobus ahangari genome:
GGCGTAGCTCTCCAGCAGCCTCGCTATGGCCCTGATGCTGACAGCCTCACCGTCAAGAAAAGCCCTGTCCTGCCTCGCGTACCCCATGTAGGGTATGACGAGCGTAACCTCCTTCCCGCTCAGGGCGTCCAGAACGAGCATCGTGAAGACGAGGTCGTCGTTGGAGTTCAGGCTGTTCACGACCACAAACTCGTTATCTTTTGCGTCTTCAACCCTCACGTATATCTCTCCGTCCGGAAATTTCCTGTAGGTTGTTTCTGCGATCGGTATGCCAGAAGCGTCCGAGACTCTCTTGCCGAGCAGAGGTGAAGAAGGCCCGACAATAAGCTTCATGTCCACCGTTCTGCGAGGGGTATTATGACTTTTTCTATATTCTCCCCCTCCTCACAACCTCGACGTCAATCTTGCCCAAATGAAGAGCGGTCGAGATTATGGTACCGCTCAGCCCCATTTCTTTGGCCCTCTCCAGATCCTCGATGCTCCTCATCCCTCCTCCGGTGAGCACGTCGTGGCTCGTGAGCCCCAGAACCCTCTCCACGACACCGAAGTCGAAGCTCATGGTACCAACCTGATGGATTGGCAGAACGAGGATGGCGCGGATTCTGAAGGAGTTGAGGTACTCCACCACGTCCTCTACACTCTCAAACATTCCGCTCCTGTCGAGCAGCCTTTCGCGGATGTCAATGCTGACTATGTACTCTCCATCCTCAAGCTTTCTCAGGTCGAAGGTCTCGGTGCCGAGCACGGGTATGTATCCTGCATTTTCAACCTCTCCAAGCTCCCTGAACCCTCCATCCACGATGGCCTCCTCCACAGCCCTGCAGACCTCCTCGATCTCCTTGGAGTTATCTCCCCTGCCCTCTATCCTGTCGAGGTCGGCGATGTAAACGTTCCTCGGCCCTATTTCCTCGACAAGCTTGGCGGGAACGCTCGTGGATGCGATCCTGCTGCTTCTGTGGATCTCTTCGTACTCGTCCCTCCTACCCGCTTTGCCTGCCACCACTCTCCCGCCCTTAATGTCCATCGCGAGGTACACCTTCATGAGCAATTTTCAACACCTATATATACAGGTTTGCGCAACGCGGTGTGATGAAGGTGCTCGTCTCCCCCATGAGCATTGAGGAAGCCGTGGAATCTCTGAAGGGCGGAGCGGATATTATCGATGTTAAAAATCCTGCCGAGGGCTCGCTCGGGGCAAATTTCCCGTGGGTGATAAGGCAGGTTAAGGAACTTGTGGAGAAGGAGGGTAAGCTCCTCAGCGCGACTGTCGGGGATCTGGACTTCAAGCCCGGAACCGCAAGCCTCGCTGCTCTCGGAGCAGCATATGCCGGAGCGGACTACATAAAGGTCGGGCTTTATGGCGTGAAGACTGCAGAGCAGGTTTACGAGATGATGAGCAAGGTGGTCAGGGCTGTGAAGGACTTCAACCCCTCTGCGATGGTCGTTGCCGCTGCCTATGCCGACCACTCGAGGGTTGGTGCGGTCTCACCTCTCGAGATCGCCGAGCCTGCCTACAGGGCCGGGTGTGACGGGATAATGGTGGACACGGCCATAAAGGACGGGAAGAACCTCTTCGAGTTCATGGATGCCGAGGCGCTTGAGAGGTTCATCTCATCTGCCCATGAGAGGGGGATGTTCTGCGCTCTCGCAGGCTCGCTCTCGTGGAATCACATGGACATCCTGAAGTCCCTCGAGCCGGACATAATAGGCGTTAGAACGATGGTCTGCGAAAACGGAAGAAACTCGATGATCAGGAGCGAGCTCGTGGCTAAGCTAATGGCTTCCGTGCGATAGTGCACATCTTTCTCAGCAGCTTTTCTCCCTCTCTCGTTCCCTTCGCGAAGAGCAGGTCTCCAGCCTGAACCCTCGTCGTCGCCTTCGGCTTGGTTATCCACCTGTTACCCCTCTTGATGGCTATGACGTGCATTCCGGTGTTCGTCTCAACTCTCGCCTCTCCGAGCGTTTTTCCGTCGAGCTCGCACATCTCGCTGACCTCTATCACCGTCAGGATCTCGTCGCTCTCCATCATCGCGCTCCTGAAGACCGGGTGAATCTCGAGCTTCTTTATGACTATCCCTGCCATCTCCTTTGCAGCGTCTGCGATTATCTCGGAGGAATAGGCAATGTCTATGAGGGACATCAGAACCTTGTAGCTCTCATCGTCGCTGACGTTCTTCCCCGCCTGAAGCACCCACTTGACGAGCTCGATCTTCAGGTTGTCTATCTTCTCCTCGAGGTAGTAGACCTCCTGGGCTATGTCCTCGTTGTAGTAGATGATCGACGAGTACCCGAGATCGACTGAAAGCTCCGAGAGATCCTTGATCTCTATCAGGATGTCCACCGACTTCTCAAGCTTCTTGTCCTTTATCTCCGTGCTCTCCATCTTGACCTCCTTGTTGGAAACGATCCTGAAGAACTCCTGAACGCCGGTTATGTCTCCTCTGGCGAAGAGCACGTCATTTCTCAAAATCTTCGTGTCTCTGTCCGGGTCGAATATCCAGTCGAAGCCTCGCTTTATAGCAATCACCCTCATGCCCGTCCTCGTGTGCAGCCTGACCTCTCCGAGCGTCTTGCCCACAATCTCCGAGTCCTCCGCAACCTCCGCCCTGACGAGGGTGACCTCGCTCTCCAGCAGAATCTCGTTCACCATCTCCCTCGGAAGCTTGAAGCCCCTGAGGACGAGCGTGGCTATGTCTCCAGCAGCCTCACCAATCTTCTGTGCAGCGGAGGCAATCTGCAGAATGGAGGATACCATCTCGGCCTCTTCCACCCTCCTTCCGGCGAGAATGGAGACGACTCTGAGCTGCCTTATGAGCTCCTCCGTCTTCTCTTCGAGGTCGAGCACCTCCTCGGCTATATCCTCGTTGTCGAAGAGGATTGCAGAATAGGCGAGATCCACCATCAGCTCAGTCGTATCTTTGATTTCGACGAGCAAATCCTTGACGGTACGAGGCATCTCGTCCATACATTTCTCCGAACATATTTAAGGTTTTTGCGGGATGCAGCTACAAACTCCTCGCTGAAATCGGAGCGTCAGTCTCCGTCATCGTCCCAGTCGAAGTCGTCGTCATCCTCGAAGTACTCCTCCCTCTCACCACTTCCGCTCGTCACCTCGATGTTCCACCCCTGCCCGCTGAGCACCTTTACGCTGACGACCAGCCCCACTGCCAAGAACAGCCAGCCCACGCTGGCGGAATGCTCCGGGGCAATCTTGTCTCCCACAAGCACGCCGGTGGCCCAGAACAGCACCGAGACCATCACGATTACTAGGAGTGCAGATATCACCCTCTTCATGCTCCACCTCTGCGAATCGAAACTCACGTCACACCAGCGCAAAACCATCCGCAAAACAGCGCGACAGCTCTGCAGTTCAGAATCTGTTTGACGGGTATTTGTACCTTTCCCTCTTCAGCTCATCAGCGCCAGAGTGCATGCTCTCCGAATCATTTGAGAAACATTAAATAGACTTAACAACGTAGGATTAAACGGTGCTAATATGAAGTCTCCGTGCGAGGTAATAGCTTCGAAGGTGATCCCTGTAATCAGGGGGGAGATCGCAAGGGAGCTCGTGGCGAGAGGACACTCCAAGAAGGAGGTAGCCGAGATTCTCGGCATAACCGTTGCTGCGGTCAGCCAGTACACTCACGGGAAGAGAGGTGTCAGCGACAACCAGCTCCTTAAAGAGAAGGTCAAGGAGGTCGTGGACGAGATTGAGAGCGGAAAGCTGAAGGACGACGATCTGGTCGCCAAGCTCTGCGAGCTCTGTTCCTTCGTAAGAAGGGAACTGGATGTTAAGCAGATTTAAACTCACAGTCTCTGAACAGCTCGTTCCGGTTACCTCCCTTCTCGGGAAGCTTGGTGTGAGGCCAAACCACGTTACCTTTCTTGCCCTTCTGAGCGGGTTTCTGGCAGCCTACCTGATATCCTCCGGGAGGCCATACGCTGGTGCCCTGTTCCTCGCCGTAAGCGCGGCCTTCGACGCACTCGATGGGGCTCTCGCGAGGAATGAGGGAATGAAGTCCGACTTCGGTGGCTTCCTCGACTCGGTTCTCGACAGGTACGTGGATGTGGCGGTGATTCTTGCAGTCGGCATCTACACCGAAAGCCTGCTGGTCTCCTCGATTGCGATGGCGGGGGCGCTGCTGGTCAGCTACACGAGGGCGAGGGCCGAGCACATAATCGAGAAGTGCGACGTTGGCATAGCCGAGAGGGGCGAGAGAACACTGATCCTGATAGCAGGCCTTCTGAGCGGATACGTCTACTACTCTCTCGTTATCATCGCCGTAATCTCGCACCTCACGGCCCTACACAGGATCTACCACACATACTCTCAGAGCAGGTAGTAGCTCTCAACGCCGGCTATTATCAGAATCGACCCTATGGCTATGTTCCTCGTCACGTTCTCCACGCTTCTGAAGACGAATGCTGTGAGAATCAGCGTGAAGAGGGGGTATATGCTGAGGAACGGCTCCACAACGCTCACAGGGTAGCTTATGAGCGCCCTGTACCTCAGGAAGTGGCCGAGCCCCACGAAGATCCCGGCCGGGATGAAGAACCTCTCCCCACCCTTCCTCTCGTATTTAAAGAAGAGGGGGAAGAGGAGGGTGGAGGTGACGTACCCGATGGCGCTCCCGAAGACAGGGTCTGCGTGAACCTCCATGCCCATCTTCACTACTCCAGAGGACGCCGCGGTGATGAGGCCTGTGAAGAGGGCCAGCACTATGCCCTTCCAGTCACCAGCACCGCTCGGCGATGAGATCAGGTAGATGCCAAGGAAGATGAGCAGGGCCATAACGAGGACGTTTATCCCAACCCTCTCCCCAAGCATGAGGCCTATGATCACGGCAAAGAACACCCTCGTCGCAGATATGCTCCCGGCAGAGTTTGCGCCTATCCTGCTTATGGCGTTGTAGAATGCAGTCCTCGCGAGCAGGAAGTGCATGATTCCGGCGATCACCATCAGCGCGAGAAATTTCGGCTCGAAATGAGCCCTCCCAATCGAGAGGACGGAGAAGATCACGGAGGTGGTCAGCAGGCTAACGAAGGCGCCGTAGTTCGCATCACCGTACTCCACTCCCTTTCTTATGAATATCTGGTGGAGGCTGAAGAAGAGGGCGATCAGAACAAGGTCTATCATTCTTTCATCGCTGTTATCAGCTTGACGTTTATGACTCCCCTCGTCGATGAGATCCTGTCCACCAGCTTCTTTATCACGCTCATCTCCCCCCTTACGAGGATCATCTCCAGACACATCTCCTCGTTCAGGTGGATGTGGAGGGTGGTGGTTATCACGTCGTGGAAGTCGTGCTGCAGGCTTATGATCGCGTCATTTATCCCCTTCACGCTGTGGTTGTAGAGCACGTTGACGACTCCAACCACCTCACCCTCCTCCCTCTCCATCCACTTGTACTCGAGGATGTAGTTCCTGATCGCATCTCTAATTGCCTCGCTCCTTGAAGAGTAACCCCTGTTGAGAATTATCGAGTCGAACTCCTCGAGCAGGTTTTTTGGAAGGCTCACGCCAATTCTGGTGACGTGCTCGTCCATGAAAATAGGATAAAATGGCAATATAAAAAACTAACCGAGCTTTTCTCCTGAGTCTTTTCTCCAGACTTCAGGCTTTTCTGTACGCATCAAGGACGGCGTTCACGATCTTGTCTCTCGCCTCTCTGCTGGTTGGATGGAATATGTCCTGGTAGCTCCCATCCTTTGCCTTCCTGCTCGGCATGCTGACCCAGAGCCCGTTCTCGTTCTCGAGAACCTTAAGGCCCTTCACAACGAACTCACCATCAAGGCTGACAGAAGCATACGCCTTGACGGCACCCTCGCCCTTCGACTTGTATATCCTAACTTCCGTAATTTCTACCAACTTCAACTCCTCCTGTCTGTCTGTTCTCCCGCCTTTGTTCCGGGATTATTTAAAACTTTTGCCCTGCTGTTGACGAGCTCAATCAGGTCTATTACCTCCATCTCCCCCTCGCTGGCCTGCTTGAGGTGGAGCTTGCAGAACGGACAGCATGAGACGAGGTACTTCGCTTTCGTCTCCTTCGCCTCCTCTATCCTCCTCTTTCCCATGTCCATCGCAAGCTCCTTGAACTGGGACTTCACCCCTCCACCTGCACCACAGCACAGCGCGTTCTCTCTGCTGTGCTCCATCTCCACGATCTCCGCTCCCATCTTCTCAAGAACGACCCTCGGCTCCTCGTAAACGCCCATGTGCCTTCCGAGGTGGCACGGGTCGTGGTAGGTCACCCTCTCGCTCCACTCCTCGAACTCGACCTTCCCCTCCTCAACGAGCTGGTGGATCAGCTGGGAGGTGTGCACGACCTCGAAGTCCCACTCGAGGCCGAACTCCTCTGAAATCTCCGGGTAGTCCTTGGCTATCGTCCTGAAGCATCCTGAGCAGGTTGTGAGGATCCTCCTGACCCCTCTCCTCTTCCACTCCTCGTAGTTCTTCAGGAAAAACTTCTTGGCTATGTCCCTCTGCCCTGTCCTCAGGAACGGGGAGCCGCAGCAGTACTCGTCCTCACCGGCGTAGGTGTAGTCTATTCCGGCCTTGTTCAGGAACTCCACGGTGTTTCTGGCGAGCTCGTACATTCTGTAGCTTGCTGTGCATCCCGCGAAGTAGATCGTCTCGGCTTTATCCTTGAACTGGAAGCCCTCGGCCCACCTGCTCCTCTCTCCCCTCTTCTCACCGTACGGATTCCCGTTCTTCTCCGCAACCTCCCTCATCTTCCTGTGGGCCGGCAGCGGTGCCTTCCCGGCCTCAACGAACTCTGCTCTCGCCCTCTCCCACACCTCTATGAGGGGGATGGACGTCTGGCAGACCACCTCGCATGCGCCGCATGTGGTGCACTTGTAAAAGTCCTCAACCGCAATCGAGTCTGGCTCTATCTGGCCCTTGGCTATTCCCTTCAGCAGGTACATCCTGCCCCTCGGCGAAACGCTCTCCCACTTGAGGGACTGGAACGCCGGACAGACCCTGCAGTAGTGGCACTGCACGCACACGAAAGCCTCATCCTCTATGAACTTGCTTGAAAGCTTCATGCGAACACCTCCGCGACGCGCATGAGCCATGGGATGATGCCGGAAGGGAACACCTTCCCGGGGTTCAGGAGGTTGTGGGGGTCAACCTCCCTCTTGAACCTGAGAAGCTCCTCGTAGTTCTCAAGCAGCCTCCTTGACTCCTTGCTCAGGTAGAGGCCGGATGAGTAGCTCCTCCCTCCCAGCCTCTTTGCAAGCTTCAGAGCTTTCATGCTGAGCCTCCATGCGAGGGCGTAGCTGAACCTCCTCTCATCCTGCGGTAGGAAGGAGAGGACTGAGCACTCGTTTCTGGAGAACCAGACCTCACTTCCCATCCCCGTGCCCGACAGCCCCTTCAGGTACTCTGGCAGCACGTCTCTACCCACTACCACCTCTGCGGGCACAATCCCGGGCCCCAGTCTCTTGATCTTCATCGGGTAGAACCTGCTCTCCCAGATCTCCTCTCCGAGAGAATCGTCTCCGTCCAGCCTCTCTGATGTTGCGATGACGAGCGTGTCCTTCTCCGGAATCTGGTGGTCAAAAACTCTGTTCTTCATCTCCACGTAACTCTTGTCTAGGTAGAGTGCGGAGTAGTGGTCTCCGGAGTAGACGAGCTTCACAGCCTTTTCGGGAGAAACGTGGAACGCGTAGTACTTCATCTCCTCAAGCTCCTTCAGCCTGACCCATGCCCTCGTTATTATCCCCGTCGTCCCCTCCATTCCCACGTAGTACCCAACCTCTTCCGTCTCCCTGATGCCAGAAAAGTCCGCAACCCTCAGCCTCTCTACATTGTCTCCTATGCTCCCGTACCTCAGGCTCCCGACCCCGTAGCCCCCCTGAGCGATCCACCCGCCGACGGTTGAGGACGGGGCGCTCGTTGGATACACTCTGAGCGACAGCCCGAGCCTGTTGATCCTCTCCTCCACCTCCCACCAAACTGCCCCCGGCTCAGCTATTAGCACCTTCCTGTCCTCATCCACCTCGAACCCGTCCATCCTCGTGAAGTCAACCACGTACCCTCCCTTGACCGGGATGACACCACCATACCCGGAAGTTGCGGCCCCTCTGGGAATCACGGGCCTCCTTTCCCTCCTCGCGAGCTCAAGGATCTCGAGAACCTGATCCTCACTTTCCGGCTGAAACACTCCGTCTGCGAGCCTGAAGAATCGGGAGATGATGGGGGGCGAGGATATGTCGTGGGAGTACAGAAACCTCTGAACCGGGTCGTCTCTGAAGGGGATGCCCGAGCTCATGGGTGGAATTTGTCCGGAAAAATTATTAAGGGTTTTGAGGTTTCTTCCCACCTCACATCAGCGAGACCGGTATCTCTATGACCGCCTCCCCGTCCTTGAAAATCGTTATGTCCCCACCGCTGCTGGAGACGACGATCGCAACGCTCTTCGTGCTCTTCGTTATTGAGGCGCACGCGATGTGCCTCCCTCCGAGCCCGTACTTGAGCACTATCTCCCCCTCAATGTCCAGATACCTGCCTGCGGAGAGGATGTATCCCTCCGAGTCGAGGATGAACACCCCGTCAAGCTGGGCGAACTCCCTCACGCTCTCCCAGTTGTTGGGATCCTTGATGTCTCTCTTCTCTCTCGGATGCCCCTCGTATGGGTTCAGTATCGCCTGCCTCGATTTTTTAAGCACGTTCTCGGCATCGCCAATAACGAAGGCGGTTCCTATGCTCTTGCCCTCCCTCCCCTTGTAGGCTATGGAGAGCGCGACCGCAAGGGTGGCTCGCAAAGCCTCGGGGTTCACGTACTCCGAGCACTCCTTGAGAACCCTACTCAGCCTGCTCTCACCGTCGATCATGAACACTCCCTTGAGGTTTGGCAGGTAAACGCACACGAGAGCTTTTCCTTCAACTCCAGAAACCTCGAGGTACGCTTCGACAAACTCAGCTATTCCGGGGATCGACATTATGCTCTCTGTGAGCCCGCAGGATCCGGTTATCGCGAAGGTGTTCTTCACAGTCTCTATGTAGTTCCTCGGGGCCTTGATGACCTCGAGGTTGTCGAACTCAAGATCAACGTCAGAGACGAGGATTACCCTCTCTATCCCGTATTTTTCCGCGAGAGTGGTGATAAAATCGATCATGAGGTTTATCATGTTCTCATATATGTTGGAGCGGAATTAAATATTTTAGGTCTGAAGAATAAAATTGTCCGTAAAATGGAAAAGGTGGGAAAGGTAAGGATCACTCAATCCTGTAACCGAGCTTCTCCACCAGCTCTCTCCTTTCCCTCTTCTCCTCCTCGGTCTCTATTCTCTCGACCTTCTGTCCGTCAACAGCTCCGAGAACTGCCCTTCCGAGCTCGGTCTCGGCGACTATTATCTCAATGGGGTTGGCAGAGGCGACGTAAATGCTGCAGACAGCCGGGTGGGACTTTATGGCGTTGAGCACGTTGATCGGGAAGGCGTTCTCCACCATCACAACAAAAACGTGGCTTGCGGCTATGCTGAGGGCGTTTTTGGCAGCGATCTCCTTCAGGTTCTCGTCATTTCCCGTGACCCTCGTGAGCTTTGGTGCCGCCTCGTTCATCGCTACGGCACACTTTATCCCCGGGACTGTGGTCAGAAGCGTTTTGAATATGTCGTCGCACGTGAAAATCGTGAAGTTCGCCTGCCCGACGATCACCTGATATCTGTTCTCCGGGTTCTCGATCTTTACGACCTCCAGCTTCATGCTATTAATGTACGGGGCGAGAAAATAACACTTTCGAATTCGAAAGATTTATTTGATACTAAATGTCAAGCATGGCGGGGGGTAGGATGGAGGAGCTTCTGGTCTACATGAACGGAGAGTTCGTTCCCGAGAGCCAGGCGAAGATAAGCATATTCGATCACGGATTCC
Coding sequences within it:
- a CDS encoding HisA/HisF family protein, coding for MKVYLAMDIKGGRVVAGKAGRRDEYEEIHRSSRIASTSVPAKLVEEIGPRNVYIADLDRIEGRGDNSKEIEEVCRAVEEAIVDGGFRELGEVENAGYIPVLGTETFDLRKLEDGEYIVSIDIRERLLDRSGMFESVEDVVEYLNSFRIRAILVLPIHQVGTMSFDFGVVERVLGLTSHDVLTGGGMRSIEDLERAKEMGLSGTIISTALHLGKIDVEVVRRGRI
- a CDS encoding (5-formylfuran-3-yl)methyl phosphate synthase, translated to MKVLVSPMSIEEAVESLKGGADIIDVKNPAEGSLGANFPWVIRQVKELVEKEGKLLSATVGDLDFKPGTASLAALGAAYAGADYIKVGLYGVKTAEQVYEMMSKVVRAVKDFNPSAMVVAAAYADHSRVGAVSPLEIAEPAYRAGCDGIMVDTAIKDGKNLFEFMDAEALERFISSAHERGMFCALAGSLSWNHMDILKSLEPDIIGVRTMVCENGRNSMIRSELVAKLMASVR
- a CDS encoding potassium channel family protein; this encodes MDEMPRTVKDLLVEIKDTTELMVDLAYSAILFDNEDIAEEVLDLEEKTEELIRQLRVVSILAGRRVEEAEMVSSILQIASAAQKIGEAAGDIATLVLRGFKLPREMVNEILLESEVTLVRAEVAEDSEIVGKTLGEVRLHTRTGMRVIAIKRGFDWIFDPDRDTKILRNDVLFARGDITGVQEFFRIVSNKEVKMESTEIKDKKLEKSVDILIEIKDLSELSVDLGYSSIIYYNEDIAQEVYYLEEKIDNLKIELVKWVLQAGKNVSDDESYKVLMSLIDIAYSSEIIADAAKEMAGIVIKKLEIHPVFRSAMMESDEILTVIEVSEMCELDGKTLGEARVETNTGMHVIAIKRGNRWITKPKATTRVQAGDLLFAKGTREGEKLLRKMCTIARKPLA
- a CDS encoding transcriptional regulator; translated protein: MKSPCEVIASKVIPVIRGEIARELVARGHSKKEVAEILGITVAAVSQYTHGKRGVSDNQLLKEKVKEVVDEIESGKLKDDDLVAKLCELCSFVRRELDVKQI
- a CDS encoding CDP-alcohol phosphatidyltransferase family protein, giving the protein MLSRFKLTVSEQLVPVTSLLGKLGVRPNHVTFLALLSGFLAAYLISSGRPYAGALFLAVSAAFDALDGALARNEGMKSDFGGFLDSVLDRYVDVAVILAVGIYTESLLVSSIAMAGALLVSYTRARAEHIIEKCDVGIAERGERTLILIAGLLSGYVYYSLVIIAVISHLTALHRIYHTYSQSR
- a CDS encoding DMT family transporter — translated: MIDLVLIALFFSLHQIFIRKGVEYGDANYGAFVSLLTTSVIFSVLSIGRAHFEPKFLALMVIAGIMHFLLARTAFYNAISRIGANSAGSISATRVFFAVIIGLMLGERVGINVLVMALLIFLGIYLISSPSGAGDWKGIVLALFTGLITAASSGVVKMGMEVHADPVFGSAIGYVTSTLLFPLFFKYERKGGERFFIPAGIFVGLGHFLRYRALISYPVSVVEPFLSIYPLFTLILTAFVFRSVENVTRNIAIGSILIIAGVESYYLL
- the nikR gene encoding nickel-responsive transcriptional regulator NikR, with amino-acid sequence MDEHVTRIGVSLPKNLLEEFDSIILNRGYSSRSEAIRDAIRNYILEYKWMEREEGEVVGVVNVLYNHSVKGINDAIISLQHDFHDVITTTLHIHLNEEMCLEMILVRGEMSVIKKLVDRISSTRGVINVKLITAMKE
- a CDS encoding SpoVG family protein yields the protein MVEITEVRIYKSKGEGAVKAYASVSLDGEFVVKGLKVLENENGLWVSMPSRKAKDGSYQDIFHPTSREARDKIVNAVLDAYRKA
- a CDS encoding (Fe-S)-binding protein, producing the protein MKLSSKFIEDEAFVCVQCHYCRVCPAFQSLKWESVSPRGRMYLLKGIAKGQIEPDSIAVEDFYKCTTCGACEVVCQTSIPLIEVWERARAEFVEAGKAPLPAHRKMREVAEKNGNPYGEKRGERSRWAEGFQFKDKAETIYFAGCTASYRMYELARNTVEFLNKAGIDYTYAGEDEYCCGSPFLRTGQRDIAKKFFLKNYEEWKRRGVRRILTTCSGCFRTIAKDYPEISEEFGLEWDFEVVHTSQLIHQLVEEGKVEFEEWSERVTYHDPCHLGRHMGVYEEPRVVLEKMGAEIVEMEHSRENALCCGAGGGVKSQFKELAMDMGKRRIEEAKETKAKYLVSCCPFCKLHLKQASEGEMEVIDLIELVNSRAKVLNNPGTKAGEQTDRRS
- a CDS encoding FAD-binding oxidoreductase, with the protein product MSSGIPFRDDPVQRFLYSHDISSPPIISRFFRLADGVFQPESEDQVLEILELARRERRPVIPRGAATSGYGGVIPVKGGYVVDFTRMDGFEVDEDRKVLIAEPGAVWWEVEERINRLGLSLRVYPTSAPSSTVGGWIAQGGYGVGSLRYGSIGDNVERLRVADFSGIRETEEVGYYVGMEGTTGIITRAWVRLKELEEMKYYAFHVSPEKAVKLVYSGDHYSALYLDKSYVEMKNRVFDHQIPEKDTLVIATSERLDGDDSLGEEIWESRFYPMKIKRLGPGIVPAEVVVGRDVLPEYLKGLSGTGMGSEVWFSRNECSVLSFLPQDERRFSYALAWRLSMKALKLAKRLGGRSYSSGLYLSKESRRLLENYEELLRFKREVDPHNLLNPGKVFPSGIIPWLMRVAEVFA
- a CDS encoding DNA integrity scanning protein DisA nucleotide-binding domain protein; the encoded protein is MINLMIDFITTLAEKYGIERVILVSDVDLEFDNLEVIKAPRNYIETVKNTFAITGSCGLTESIMSIPGIAEFVEAYLEVSGVEGKALVCVYLPNLKGVFMIDGESRLSRVLKECSEYVNPEALRATLAVALSIAYKGREGKSIGTAFVIGDAENVLKKSRQAILNPYEGHPREKRDIKDPNNWESVREFAQLDGVFILDSEGYILSAGRYLDIEGEIVLKYGLGGRHIACASITKSTKSVAIVVSSSGGDITIFKDGEAVIEIPVSLM
- a CDS encoding adenosine-specific kinase, yielding MKLEVVKIENPENRYQVIVGQANFTIFTCDDIFKTLLTTVPGIKCAVAMNEAAPKLTRVTGNDENLKEIAAKNALSIAASHVFVVMVENAFPINVLNAIKSHPAVCSIYVASANPIEIIVAETELGRAVLGAVDGQKVERIETEEEKRERRELVEKLGYRIE